A section of the Gasterosteus aculeatus chromosome 10, fGasAcu3.hap1.1, whole genome shotgun sequence genome encodes:
- the LOC120826380 gene encoding cbp/p300-interacting transactivator 3 — protein MAEHMMMPMTHGFRMGMNGPPQHNGQPGLRALPNGQVMHYGRNPQNNMEAAMRQRQGMVGPGGMTGPLNGAPMANNHHHHHHHQMMSGNMMYNGQGPQQQQQPQQQQQQQQHHHHMHPQHQQQQQQQQHQHQQQQQQQQQQSGHPQQYLPGNLTSQQLMASMHLQKLNTQYHGHPLVSANGHHMPNGAQYRVGPAQLSGMQHIGGPLGPNSTDIDLIDEEVLTSLVLEFGLDRVQELPELCLGQNEFDFTSDFVCKQQPSTVSC, from the coding sequence ATGGCTGAACACATGATGATGCCCATGACCCACGGCTTCAGGATGGGTATGAATGGACCTCCGCAGCACAACGGCCAGCCCGGCCTCCGCGCTCTACCCAACGGCCAGGTGATGCATTACGGCAGGAACCCTCAGAACAACATGGAGGCCGCCATGAGACAGCGACAGGGCATGGTGGGACCCGGCGGGATGACCGGCCCCTTGAACGGAGCTCCCATggccaacaaccaccaccaccaccaccaccaccagatgATGTCTGGGAACATGATGTACAATGGCCAGGGTCcccaacagcaacagcaaccgcaacagcagcagcagcagcagcagcaccaccaccacatgcacccccagcatcagcagcagcagcagcagcagcagcatcagcatcagcagcagcagcagcagcagcagcagcagagcggacACCCGCAGCAGTACCTCCCCGGTAACCTCACCTCCCAGCAGCTCATGGCCAGCATGCACCTGCAGAAACTCAACACTCAGTATCATGGACACCCGCTGGTCTCAGCCAACGGCCACCACATGCCCAACGGGGCTCAGTACCGGGTGGGTCCCGCCCAGCTATCGGGCATGCAGCACATCGGCGGCCCTTTGGGACCAAACAGCACAGACATCGATCTGATCGACGAGGAGGTTCTGACTTCGCTGGTGCTGGAGTTTGGGTTGGATCGCGTTCAGGAGCTGCCGGAGCTCTGCCTGGGACAAAATGAGTTTGACTTCACATCAGACTTTGTGTGCAAACAGCAGCCGAGCACGGTGAGCTGTTGA